From a single Prosthecobacter algae genomic region:
- a CDS encoding KamA family radical SAM protein, with protein MRTPPPLLPEKEFRSHAPGFWKEKKIAPQDWNSSAWQLRNRVTTLAGLEEHITLTDEERAGVLLSGNKLAMAITPHYFNLIDPDDIEDPIRRQVIPRIEETWEDPDEMADPCGEDSHMPVPGLVHRYPDRVLFLVTDRCASYCRYCTRSRVVSGVGEQELHTDYEAVFRYLEKHDEVRDVLLSGGDPLLFSDGKLEAILKRLRSIPHIEFLRIGSRVPIFLPQRITPELCQMLQKYHPLWLSIHTNHPRELTTEVKTGLEMLANHGVPLGNQSVLLRGVNDDANVMKSLVHKLLMCRVRPYYLYQCDLIQGSSHLRASVNTGVEIIEQLRGHTTGYGVPQFVIDAPGGGGKVPVNPDYVLLRDEQRTLIRNFEGRTFEYPEPAMVRA; from the coding sequence ATGCGCACGCCGCCCCCCCTGCTCCCGGAGAAGGAATTCCGCTCTCACGCCCCCGGCTTTTGGAAGGAAAAAAAAATAGCCCCCCAGGACTGGAATTCATCCGCCTGGCAGCTCCGCAACCGGGTGACCACCCTCGCCGGACTGGAAGAGCACATCACCCTCACGGACGAGGAGCGCGCCGGCGTTCTCCTCAGTGGCAACAAGCTGGCCATGGCCATCACGCCACACTATTTTAATCTGATCGATCCGGATGACATCGAGGATCCCATCCGTCGTCAGGTCATTCCCCGGATTGAGGAAACCTGGGAAGATCCGGATGAAATGGCCGATCCCTGTGGGGAAGATAGCCACATGCCTGTCCCTGGGCTGGTGCATCGTTACCCAGACCGCGTCCTCTTCCTGGTGACGGACCGCTGCGCCAGCTACTGCCGCTACTGCACCCGCAGCCGTGTCGTCAGCGGTGTGGGCGAGCAGGAACTGCACACCGACTACGAAGCCGTCTTCCGTTACCTCGAAAAACACGACGAAGTCCGCGACGTGCTGCTCAGCGGCGGTGACCCGCTGCTGTTCAGCGATGGGAAGCTGGAGGCCATCCTCAAGCGTCTCCGCTCCATTCCCCATATCGAGTTTCTGCGCATCGGCAGCCGCGTCCCCATCTTCCTGCCCCAGCGCATCACGCCGGAGCTCTGCCAGATGTTGCAAAAGTATCACCCCCTCTGGCTCAGCATCCATACTAACCATCCGCGCGAGCTCACCACCGAGGTGAAGACTGGCCTGGAAATGCTGGCCAACCACGGTGTGCCCCTCGGCAATCAGAGCGTTCTGCTGCGCGGCGTCAATGACGATGCCAATGTCATGAAGTCGCTCGTTCACAAGCTGCTCATGTGCCGTGTGCGTCCGTATTACCTTTATCAGTGCGACCTCATTCAGGGCAGCTCCCACCTCCGTGCCAGCGTCAATACCGGCGTGGAAATCATCGAGCAGCTTCGCGGCCACACCACCGGGTACGGCGTGCCGCAGTTCGTCATTGATGCCCCCGGCGGCGGTGGCAAGGTGCCCGTGAACCCCGACTACGTCCTTCTTCGGGATGAGCAGCGCACGCTCATCCGCAACTTTGAAGGTCGCACGTTTGAGTATCCGGAGCCGGCCATGGTCCGGGCCTGA
- a CDS encoding alpha/beta hydrolase: MTRLFLLLTLVALALPSLNAQTKKPDPVDELAAKLAPSRTVVYKKVGDRELALHVFEPEGHKATDTRPCFVSIHGGGWTGGNPQRMYPFAAHYMKQGLVGISVQYRLHQAKAGLTVFDCVKDARSAIRYLRAHAQEFGIDPQKIIVSGGSAGGHLAVATALFDGVNEEGEDLSVSPRPNALVLLFPVIDCSKEGYGQAKIGDRWHEISPVHHVRAGVPPTLTFHGTGDTVTPFAGAKAFHESMQKLGNRSELVVNEGGVHGYLMRDRTLLDDTLARSDAFLASLGLLPKP; the protein is encoded by the coding sequence ATGACCCGCCTCTTTCTTTTGCTGACCCTTGTTGCCCTGGCTTTGCCATCGCTGAATGCGCAGACCAAAAAGCCGGACCCTGTGGATGAGCTGGCGGCCAAACTTGCCCCGTCCCGGACGGTCGTTTACAAGAAAGTCGGCGACCGCGAGCTTGCCTTGCACGTCTTTGAGCCAGAGGGCCACAAGGCCACCGATACGCGGCCCTGTTTTGTCAGCATTCATGGCGGTGGCTGGACCGGTGGCAACCCGCAGCGCATGTACCCCTTTGCCGCGCATTACATGAAGCAGGGGCTGGTGGGCATCAGCGTGCAGTACCGCCTGCATCAGGCCAAGGCCGGCCTGACGGTTTTTGACTGCGTCAAAGACGCGCGCAGTGCCATCCGCTACCTCCGTGCCCATGCCCAGGAGTTCGGCATTGATCCCCAGAAAATCATCGTCAGTGGTGGCTCCGCCGGTGGTCACCTGGCTGTAGCCACCGCCCTCTTTGACGGGGTGAATGAAGAGGGGGAAGACCTCTCCGTCTCGCCCCGGCCTAATGCGCTGGTGCTTCTGTTTCCCGTGATTGACTGCTCTAAGGAAGGTTATGGCCAGGCCAAAATCGGCGACCGCTGGCACGAAATCTCTCCCGTTCACCATGTGCGAGCCGGGGTGCCTCCCACCCTCACCTTCCATGGCACGGGCGATACGGTGACTCCCTTCGCCGGAGCCAAGGCTTTTCATGAATCCATGCAAAAGCTGGGCAACCGCAGCGAACTCGTCGTCAATGAAGGCGGCGTCCACGGCTACCTCATGCGCGACCGTACCCTGCTGGACGATACCCTGGCCCGCAGCGATGCCTTCCTCGCATCGCTGGGCCTGCTGCCGAAACCCTGA